The following are from one region of the Paenibacillus protaetiae genome:
- a CDS encoding sugar phosphate isomerase/epimerase family protein, producing MLRGLTRAGAGAVESDERLIELAAAEGFQAVDIDAAGLIKRHGADGAAKWLDSHGVVIGSIGLPVEWRGSEEQFIAGLPALTEAAAGAKALGCTSCCTYILPSTDWKPAHFMAVATRRLRICAQILGAYGIRLGLEFVGPHHLRTAWKYPFIWTMDETLDWIEAIGEPNVGLLLDAYHWHTTGLSEIDIERLKAHQIVYVHINDAPDVPVEAVLDNDRLYPGEGVIDLAGFLRGLHNIGYTGVVSQEILTPSMPSDTPENLIRRSRIGFDRVYEAAGLAPAGR from the coding sequence ATGCTGAGAGGATTAACACGAGCCGGGGCCGGGGCTGTCGAAAGCGATGAGCGGCTGATTGAACTGGCGGCAGCGGAAGGATTCCAGGCGGTAGACATCGATGCTGCAGGGCTGATTAAAAGGCACGGTGCGGATGGTGCGGCAAAATGGCTCGACAGCCATGGCGTCGTAATCGGCTCGATCGGCCTTCCGGTAGAGTGGCGCGGCAGTGAAGAGCAGTTTATTGCGGGATTGCCGGCTTTGACCGAAGCGGCTGCTGGGGCAAAAGCGCTTGGCTGCACAAGCTGCTGCACGTATATTTTGCCGTCTACCGACTGGAAGCCGGCGCATTTTATGGCGGTGGCGACCCGCCGGCTGCGCATATGCGCGCAAATATTAGGCGCTTACGGCATTAGGCTTGGGCTGGAGTTTGTTGGACCCCATCATTTGCGTACAGCGTGGAAATATCCGTTTATTTGGACGATGGATGAAACGCTGGACTGGATTGAAGCCATTGGCGAGCCTAACGTCGGATTGCTGCTGGATGCCTATCATTGGCATACAACCGGCTTAAGCGAAATAGATATCGAGCGCTTAAAGGCGCATCAGATCGTATATGTTCATATCAATGATGCCCCGGATGTGCCGGTAGAAGCTGTGCTGGACAATGACCGGCTATATCCCGGAGAGGGAGTGATCGATCTGGCCGGATTTTTGCGGGGTCTGCACAATATCGGTTATACCGGCGTTGTATCACAGGAGATTTTAACGCCTTCAATGCCGTCCGATACGCCGGAAAATTTGATACGCCGTTCCAGAATAGGGTTTGACCGCGTATATGAAGCGGCTGGATTGGCGCCGGCCGGCAGATGA
- a CDS encoding Gfo/Idh/MocA family protein: MANSQRIGIIGSGGIAAAHAAAYKKLPDVEIVAVADVIPGKAEQFIAGQQLPEAKAFEDHRKMLELELDGVSICTPNASHHVTAVDALRAGKNVLLEKPMSVTLEEAADMVHASKQTGNMLTIGFQPRYDPNMKVINDIVQSGKLGKVYYVETGGGRRRGMPGGTFIRKDLAGAGAMADIGCYSLDMALNALGYPKPLTVSAYTSNYFGTNPAYHPEASKFEVEDFGVALVRFENDLVLQFKISWAMHMDTLGSTLFLGTDAGLKVNPYGTGNWSGVWDGRVGEMKLFHDFMGQQTETPIPVINSGKDLFFEKVRDFSESVRDGRPAPIPGDQIVIQQAIIDGVLRSSALKREVLIDLPF; the protein is encoded by the coding sequence GTGGCCAACAGTCAACGAATCGGAATTATCGGCAGCGGCGGCATTGCTGCCGCACATGCTGCGGCGTATAAAAAACTGCCGGATGTTGAAATTGTTGCCGTAGCCGATGTCATTCCGGGCAAAGCGGAACAATTTATCGCCGGCCAGCAATTGCCGGAAGCGAAGGCATTCGAAGACCATCGCAAAATGCTCGAGCTTGAACTGGACGGGGTCAGCATTTGCACGCCAAACGCTTCGCATCATGTCACAGCGGTCGATGCGCTGCGCGCAGGCAAAAATGTGCTGCTCGAAAAACCGATGTCCGTCACTTTGGAGGAAGCTGCCGATATGGTCCATGCCTCCAAACAAACCGGCAACATGCTGACGATTGGATTCCAGCCGCGTTACGACCCGAACATGAAGGTCATTAACGACATTGTCCAATCCGGCAAGCTGGGCAAAGTGTATTACGTGGAAACAGGCGGCGGCCGCAGACGCGGCATGCCTGGCGGCACATTCATCCGCAAAGACTTGGCCGGGGCGGGCGCAATGGCGGATATCGGCTGCTATTCGCTGGACATGGCGCTGAATGCGCTTGGTTATCCAAAGCCGCTGACGGTATCGGCTTATACATCCAACTACTTCGGAACCAATCCGGCATACCATCCGGAAGCAAGCAAATTCGAAGTCGAAGACTTTGGCGTAGCGCTTGTCCGCTTCGAAAACGATCTTGTGCTGCAGTTCAAAATTTCATGGGCGATGCATATGGATACGCTTGGCTCCACGCTGTTCCTCGGAACGGATGCCGGGCTGAAAGTGAATCCGTACGGCACCGGCAACTGGTCCGGCGTATGGGACGGCCGGGTTGGCGAAATGAAGCTGTTCCACGACTTTATGGGCCAGCAGACCGAAACGCCGATTCCGGTTATTAACTCAGGCAAAGACCTCTTCTTCGAAAAGGTGCGCGACTTCTCCGAATCGGTGCGGGACGGCCGTCCAGCCCCGATTCCAGGCGATCAGATCGTCATCCAGCAAGCGATTATTGACGGTGTGCTCCGCTCTTCCGCACTGAAACGGGAAGTTCTCATCGATCTGCCGTTTTAA
- a CDS encoding discoidin domain-containing protein, whose amino-acid sequence MRTKVISLLTAISLTLSTALAGSQAKAADPAPSDVPAGTLPLDADGRSHLYPDNWYPGFQDTEGRFLHDFSYAGYHRGEDPLPVVGLTGSIDVTKAPYNADSTGQTDTTAAIQKAIDDASAKGGGVVYLPEGTYKVNPPAGQPYALGINASHVVLKGAGMNKTFVYNASEYMKQKDIIRIGNGDWVKTATSTRLRKTVSEPSVLLPVEHAAGFAPGDYVVVTFETTQPFLEELGMQNKWASRLGKVEPIFYRQIVAVDETNNTITVDVPTRYPLKIRDNITVTKTEAPISEIGLEDFSIANVQNAKSGLGEDDYKVEGTAGYDADNAKAINVIAAANSWIRNINTYKPEGNSTYHLLSKGVILDRTKNVTVDHVTMEYPQYRGANGNGYLYQLIGNDNLITDSKAIGARHSFTYANFSANGNVMHNVYSENPSLMSDFHMYLSMANLIDNMTVNGDGISAITRDYGSSETNRHGVVTTESVFWNTTGLAAHPSKNGIIVESEQFGNGYVIGTQGPVNGVNVQIKGSIPDADTSPFDMAEGVGQGEKLSPQSLFADQSARREGQMSLGLSSLLVNGDPVDGVQFLKTQYTYTLPYGTTQTPKLEAAALSPEASIHIQQPSGPNGSGMITAAQDGKTLEYQVKFQVAANPALPKSISFGPDRSELGWRSASDAISAGNKGKLKALITLNNGDMVDPEQAGIKVKYTADDQQLGNMRGDTFKAKKPGTVTITAAAKLNGVQVSASKSIAVLEPMQEPEGKLAKVAQVTASANDGNLPVNVMDRDPDSRWSADGKGQYLIVELAKAKKIDQVDILFYSGDQRTSTFDIEVSEDGGHYEKVLSQAVSSKTSPNAIQSFAFPKPVKAKYIKYVGYGNSLNTWNSILEIWAHIYKKDMDK is encoded by the coding sequence ATGAGAACAAAAGTAATCTCTCTGCTTACAGCCATTAGTTTAACGTTAAGCACTGCGCTCGCCGGCAGCCAAGCGAAAGCAGCTGATCCGGCACCGTCGGATGTGCCGGCCGGTACGCTTCCATTGGATGCAGACGGCAGAAGCCATCTGTATCCGGACAATTGGTATCCGGGCTTCCAGGATACGGAAGGACGGTTTTTGCATGATTTTTCGTATGCCGGTTACCATCGAGGCGAAGATCCGCTGCCGGTGGTTGGTCTGACAGGCAGCATTGATGTAACCAAAGCTCCCTATAATGCGGACTCGACCGGCCAGACCGATACAACCGCTGCGATTCAGAAGGCCATTGACGATGCGTCGGCGAAAGGAGGAGGGGTTGTTTATTTGCCGGAAGGTACATATAAGGTGAACCCGCCAGCCGGGCAGCCTTATGCGCTGGGCATTAACGCAAGCCATGTCGTGCTGAAAGGCGCCGGGATGAACAAAACCTTTGTTTATAATGCATCCGAATATATGAAGCAAAAGGATATTATCCGTATCGGCAACGGCGACTGGGTCAAAACGGCAACTTCGACCAGGCTGCGAAAAACGGTATCCGAACCAAGTGTATTGCTTCCGGTTGAACATGCAGCGGGTTTTGCGCCGGGCGATTATGTCGTCGTTACATTTGAAACGACGCAGCCCTTTCTGGAGGAACTCGGCATGCAGAACAAGTGGGCATCCCGGCTTGGCAAGGTGGAGCCGATCTTCTACCGGCAGATTGTTGCCGTTGATGAAACAAACAATACAATTACCGTGGATGTTCCAACCCGGTATCCGCTCAAAATCCGCGATAATATAACCGTTACCAAAACAGAAGCGCCAATTTCGGAAATCGGCCTGGAAGACTTTTCGATTGCCAATGTGCAAAACGCCAAAAGCGGACTTGGCGAAGACGATTACAAAGTAGAAGGGACAGCCGGCTACGATGCCGACAACGCCAAAGCGATCAATGTGATCGCAGCCGCAAACAGCTGGATTCGCAATATAAATACGTACAAGCCGGAAGGCAATTCAACGTATCACCTTTTATCGAAGGGCGTTATTCTTGACCGTACCAAAAACGTAACGGTGGACCATGTAACGATGGAATATCCGCAATACCGCGGCGCAAACGGAAACGGTTATTTGTACCAGTTGATCGGCAACGATAACCTGATTACGGACAGCAAAGCGATTGGCGCACGGCATAGCTTTACGTATGCCAATTTTTCCGCTAACGGCAATGTTATGCATAATGTGTACTCGGAAAACCCGTCGTTAATGTCCGACTTCCATATGTATTTGAGTATGGCCAATCTGATTGACAACATGACGGTGAACGGTGACGGCATCTCTGCGATAACGCGGGATTACGGCTCCTCGGAAACTAACCGCCACGGTGTTGTAACAACGGAAAGCGTCTTCTGGAATACAACAGGACTTGCCGCCCACCCGAGCAAAAACGGCATTATCGTTGAATCCGAGCAGTTCGGCAACGGTTATGTAATTGGCACCCAGGGGCCGGTGAACGGCGTCAACGTACAAATTAAAGGCTCTATCCCGGATGCGGATACGTCGCCGTTTGATATGGCGGAAGGGGTTGGACAAGGCGAGAAGCTGTCCCCGCAAAGCTTGTTTGCCGATCAGTCCGCAAGGAGAGAGGGCCAGATGTCGCTTGGACTGTCCTCGCTGCTTGTGAACGGTGATCCGGTGGATGGCGTTCAGTTTCTGAAAACGCAATATACGTACACCCTTCCTTACGGCACGACCCAAACGCCAAAGCTTGAAGCTGCGGCCCTGTCGCCGGAGGCATCCATCCATATTCAGCAGCCGTCCGGGCCTAACGGCAGCGGGATGATTACCGCAGCCCAAGACGGCAAGACGCTGGAGTACCAGGTCAAGTTCCAGGTGGCGGCTAACCCTGCGCTGCCGAAAAGCATCTCGTTTGGTCCAGACCGTTCGGAGCTTGGCTGGAGATCGGCGAGCGATGCGATCAGCGCGGGGAATAAAGGCAAGCTGAAGGCGCTTATTACGCTCAATAATGGCGATATGGTTGATCCGGAGCAAGCCGGCATTAAGGTGAAGTATACGGCGGACGATCAGCAGCTGGGCAATATGAGAGGCGATACGTTTAAGGCGAAAAAGCCGGGAACGGTAACGATAACAGCAGCTGCCAAGCTGAACGGCGTTCAAGTATCGGCTTCAAAATCAATAGCGGTGCTCGAGCCGATGCAGGAGCCGGAAGGCAAGCTCGCCAAAGTGGCGCAGGTGACAGCCAGCGCCAATGACGGCAACTTGCCGGTCAATGTGATGGACCGTGATCCGGATTCGAGATGGTCGGCCGACGGGAAAGGCCAGTATTTGATCGTGGAGCTGGCTAAAGCGAAAAAGATCGATCAAGTAGACATCTTGTTTTATAGCGGCGACCAGCGGACTTCAACCTTTGATATCGAGGTGTCCGAGGACGGGGGTCATTATGAGAAAGTATTGAGCCAAGCGGTAAGCAGCAAAACGTCTCCAAATGCGATTCAATCGTTTGCTTTTCCGAAGCCGGTGAAGGCCAAATATATCAAATATGTTGGTTACGGCAACAGCTTGAATACCTGGAACAGTATCCTTGAAATTTGGGCTCATATTTATAAGAAGGATATGGATAAATAA
- a CDS encoding glutaminase family protein → MRKSIRPPAVPLVTVDPYFSVWSTADQLTEDFTRHWTGQRHAMTGLIRIDGETWRFAGKVEPDATRYYTEPPAMRQCGLTVTPLSTVYQFEASGVELKVRFMTPLLLDDPELLSRPASYVLFETRSLDGRKHNVQLYFDVTGEWCVDKPEQSVVWEQGAASGLSWFRMGSEKQAYLGQIGDDVRIDWGYLYFSVRNSDSAELYADGADIRKSFVRNEELNSRHPLPMPRAVSDRHPVMASVFECGDIGEEPVSRLVVLAYDDVYALEYFGEKVQGYWKRNGQTAVQMIASAFEQFGELQDRCDDFDSRLLEEGIQAGGRQYADILSLAYRQAIAAHKLVSGPKGELLFISKECYSNGCMATVDVSYPSVPLFLLYNPDLVEGMLRPILAYAGSGEWPFEFAPHDIGTYPLGNGQVYGENKLEYQMPVEECGNMLVMMAAVSKAKSSAAFAGEHWELLTKWADYLVQHGLDPENQLCTDDFAGHLARNANLSIKAIMGIASYSLLCGMLGKVEQELRYRALAKEMAGEWIKLADEGDHYRLAFGSDGTWSLKYNLIWDILFSTGIFPEEVASKEVAWYLKTQDRYGIPLDNRKHYTKADWLIWSAALAERREDFESLIEPLWNFAHETPDRVPMTDWYGTVDARWMNFQHRSVVGGFFIQILKKRWTES, encoded by the coding sequence ATGAGAAAATCTATTCGTCCACCAGCAGTTCCATTAGTAACGGTTGATCCTTATTTCAGCGTCTGGTCGACGGCTGACCAGTTAACAGAAGATTTCACCCGGCATTGGACAGGGCAGCGCCATGCCATGACGGGGTTGATTCGTATTGATGGCGAGACTTGGCGGTTTGCCGGCAAGGTTGAACCTGATGCAACAAGATATTATACCGAACCGCCGGCTATGCGCCAGTGCGGGCTGACCGTAACGCCATTATCAACGGTCTATCAATTTGAAGCATCCGGCGTAGAGCTGAAGGTGCGGTTCATGACGCCGCTGCTGCTGGATGATCCGGAGCTGCTGTCCCGCCCCGCTTCTTATGTGCTGTTTGAAACCCGTTCCTTGGACGGCCGGAAACATAATGTGCAGCTATACTTCGATGTAACAGGCGAGTGGTGCGTAGACAAGCCGGAACAGTCCGTTGTATGGGAGCAGGGAGCGGCTTCCGGTTTGTCGTGGTTCCGCATGGGCAGCGAGAAGCAGGCGTATCTCGGCCAAATCGGCGACGATGTCCGGATTGATTGGGGCTATTTGTACTTCAGTGTCCGGAATTCCGATTCGGCGGAGCTTTATGCCGATGGTGCCGATATACGCAAGTCGTTTGTACGGAATGAAGAACTGAATTCGAGGCATCCTCTCCCGATGCCTCGCGCGGTATCGGATAGGCATCCGGTTATGGCATCGGTGTTCGAATGCGGCGATATCGGAGAAGAGCCGGTCAGCCGTTTGGTCGTGCTTGCCTATGACGATGTTTATGCCCTGGAGTATTTCGGGGAGAAGGTGCAAGGGTACTGGAAGCGGAATGGGCAAACGGCCGTGCAGATGATCGCTTCCGCATTCGAGCAATTCGGGGAGCTGCAGGATAGATGCGATGATTTCGACAGCCGGCTGCTTGAAGAAGGAATACAAGCCGGCGGCAGGCAGTATGCCGACATTTTATCGCTGGCTTACCGGCAAGCCATAGCCGCTCATAAACTGGTAAGCGGACCGAAAGGCGAGCTGCTGTTTATTTCCAAAGAATGCTACAGCAACGGCTGCATGGCGACGGTAGATGTTAGCTATCCTTCGGTTCCGCTGTTCCTTTTGTACAATCCTGATCTGGTAGAAGGGATGCTCCGGCCGATTTTGGCCTACGCCGGCAGCGGGGAATGGCCTTTCGAATTTGCCCCGCATGACATCGGCACTTATCCGCTTGGGAATGGCCAGGTGTATGGAGAGAACAAGCTGGAGTACCAAATGCCGGTCGAAGAATGCGGCAATATGCTCGTCATGATGGCTGCCGTGAGCAAAGCGAAAAGCTCGGCCGCATTTGCCGGGGAGCACTGGGAACTGCTCACGAAGTGGGCTGATTACTTGGTGCAGCATGGCCTTGATCCCGAAAACCAATTATGCACGGATGATTTCGCCGGCCATTTGGCACGCAACGCCAATCTGTCCATCAAAGCGATTATGGGCATCGCAAGCTACAGTCTTCTGTGCGGCATGCTCGGCAAAGTGGAGCAGGAGCTCCGTTACCGGGCGCTGGCGAAAGAGATGGCTGGGGAATGGATCAAGCTGGCCGACGAAGGAGACCATTACCGGCTTGCGTTTGGCTCAGACGGCACTTGGAGCTTGAAGTACAATCTCATATGGGATATTTTGTTCTCCACCGGGATTTTTCCGGAAGAAGTGGCGAGCAAAGAAGTAGCTTGGTATTTGAAGACGCAGGATCGTTACGGAATCCCGCTGGACAACCGGAAGCATTACACCAAAGCCGATTGGCTCATTTGGTCTGCGGCGCTTGCGGAGCGGAGGGAAGATTTCGAGTCGCTTATTGAACCGTTATGGAATTTCGCCCATGAAACGCCGGACCGGGTACCGATGACGGACTGGTACGGCACGGTGGATGCCCGCTGGATGAACTTTCAGCACCGCAGCGTAGTGGGCGGGTTTTTTATTCAAATCTTGAAGAAGAGATGGACGGAAAGCTAA
- a CDS encoding GxGYxYP domain-containing protein, with protein MKKSRIAAGLGLVIVAAAVAAVAYWHGAAKKEGIRWPQNQALPSFPKPADRLDLISLNTALVYEGEGSGYGQTTGKADGGSWHAVAGTDKAGELIMDVKGITEVPAGETKADFQLSVDQFADENGVVAKLEVIDQQTGKTLGSLEVSNWDFQQENASQTFEVPLTAPDSPHPLELRVMWTGKSSLRLYSVTFQSPRKADEAAMFETLRGVVNSAEPRIYDEDKSGTYWLDALGLSYTRVKDNWQLMDKYRKEVKGIVVYDPDVPDTYNLATTIAGLKKAVVAAPSLLEKLTGEPYKLPIVEDLRGKYKSNIEVYDDLYSRYWSQTTHKVLVGLSPDLKTNLREYAMGIKAAVVWLNPAVPEEEALLNKFMKDMPYGTGLYLGWWPDEQQGVTKTSEFGLATVAADYSSNLSVLSGTSRNITLPKPPVKPPLENKVYLTYIVSDGDNLQYIEGTLPKLWDNPDRGKIPLGWTVSPLMADAMPGVLDYLNRTATDNDVLISGPSGMGYTYPNLWTDQKGLDQFFARTNTYMSRAGMNVLTVWNTVVGPTNPNVGQSIAEHAPSLLGFTSQGNTGVISVYNDSMPGQELQKGYGSSEPDLTTYVEDAMKTWDHNTPLFVGIQAQPWSVSYQDFEQAYDYFKDNKDIAIVRPDVYFELMRESKHLPVHPEP; from the coding sequence ATGAAAAAAAGCAGAATTGCGGCCGGCCTAGGGCTGGTTATCGTGGCCGCTGCCGTCGCAGCCGTTGCTTATTGGCATGGGGCAGCGAAGAAGGAAGGGATTCGCTGGCCTCAAAATCAGGCGCTGCCTTCTTTTCCGAAGCCGGCCGACCGTCTTGATCTCATCAGCCTGAACACCGCTTTAGTGTATGAAGGGGAAGGAAGCGGTTACGGGCAGACGACCGGCAAGGCTGACGGCGGCAGCTGGCATGCCGTTGCCGGCACCGACAAAGCCGGCGAGCTGATTATGGATGTCAAAGGGATTACGGAAGTGCCGGCGGGTGAAACCAAAGCCGACTTTCAGCTGAGTGTGGATCAATTTGCCGATGAGAACGGGGTTGTCGCCAAACTGGAGGTCATTGACCAGCAAACGGGCAAGACGTTAGGCTCGCTGGAGGTATCCAACTGGGATTTCCAGCAGGAGAACGCCTCTCAAACATTTGAGGTGCCGCTCACAGCGCCGGATTCTCCGCATCCGCTGGAGCTTCGGGTTATGTGGACGGGCAAATCTTCGCTGAGGCTGTACAGCGTAACGTTCCAGTCGCCCAGGAAAGCGGATGAAGCGGCGATGTTTGAAACGCTGCGAGGGGTCGTCAATTCGGCTGAACCCCGCATCTATGATGAGGATAAGTCGGGAACCTACTGGCTGGATGCCCTCGGGTTATCTTACACGCGGGTTAAGGACAACTGGCAGCTGATGGATAAATACCGCAAGGAAGTGAAAGGCATTGTCGTGTATGATCCGGATGTTCCCGATACGTACAATTTGGCAACAACAATCGCCGGGTTAAAAAAAGCCGTCGTCGCCGCTCCTTCTTTGCTGGAGAAGCTGACGGGCGAGCCGTACAAACTGCCGATTGTTGAAGATTTGAGGGGGAAATACAAATCGAACATCGAGGTATATGACGATCTGTACAGCCGCTATTGGTCCCAAACGACCCACAAGGTTCTCGTCGGACTCAGCCCGGATTTGAAAACGAATTTGCGGGAATATGCGATGGGGATAAAGGCGGCCGTCGTATGGCTGAATCCGGCTGTACCCGAAGAAGAAGCGCTGTTAAACAAGTTTATGAAAGATATGCCGTACGGAACCGGCCTTTACCTCGGCTGGTGGCCGGATGAACAACAGGGCGTGACCAAAACGTCCGAGTTCGGGCTTGCTACGGTAGCTGCCGATTATTCCTCCAACCTGTCCGTATTAAGCGGAACTTCACGGAACATAACGCTCCCGAAACCTCCCGTTAAACCGCCGCTCGAGAATAAAGTCTATTTAACCTACATCGTAAGCGACGGCGACAATCTTCAATATATCGAAGGGACGCTTCCGAAGCTTTGGGATAACCCGGACCGCGGGAAAATTCCGCTTGGCTGGACCGTTTCGCCGCTTATGGCAGACGCGATGCCGGGCGTTCTGGATTATCTCAACAGAACGGCTACGGATAACGATGTGCTTATTTCGGGGCCGTCTGGCATGGGGTATACGTATCCTAACCTGTGGACCGATCAGAAAGGGCTTGATCAGTTTTTTGCGCGGACGAATACGTATATGTCACGTGCCGGGATGAACGTGCTTACCGTCTGGAATACGGTAGTGGGACCGACGAATCCGAATGTGGGCCAAAGCATTGCGGAGCATGCCCCATCGCTGCTCGGCTTTACTTCCCAAGGGAATACGGGCGTTATATCGGTCTATAATGATTCCATGCCCGGCCAAGAGCTTCAGAAGGGGTACGGTTCCTCCGAGCCGGATCTGACAACCTATGTAGAGGATGCCATGAAGACGTGGGATCACAACACTCCTCTATTTGTTGGCATTCAGGCGCAGCCATGGTCTGTATCCTACCAGGATTTTGAGCAAGCGTACGACTATTTTAAAGACAACAAGGATATTGCTATCGTCCGGCCGGATGTTTATTTTGAATTAATGCGCGAATCCAAACATTTGCCCGTCCATCCCGAACCATAA
- a CDS encoding GntR family transcriptional regulator, whose protein sequence is MMNHDRQPLYMQIQDYFKEQIAAQELKANDKIPSEKELMEQFGVSRITVANALVQLAKEGWIYRIPGRGSFVSENASARAARADAALSNQPDERMHAEYPHLSNDLPAGLQQRGEGRNSRTICLIIPTIGDFFALRLISGINEVLKKAGYYLYIAVSNNSIETEKDLIRECLASGTSGLIIFPCDAETYNEEILSLKMSNYPFVLIDRYLAGVDTNFVYTDGLHGARLALNYLWDLGHRDIAICSDSPLPTITVSDRINGYLEALKEHGAMINSAMILTDFQVDYSAINESHPLYRFIWNRMATAYITLNARLGVYISNIAKQIGLKVPEDISILTFDDPSSGYDEFGTYTHISQSEHRMGMEAANILVNLLKNGEKPAKYSKVVLQPEIVVRSSTGVPYMQV, encoded by the coding sequence ATGATGAACCACGACAGGCAGCCGCTGTATATGCAGATACAGGATTATTTCAAAGAACAGATCGCCGCGCAGGAGCTGAAAGCGAACGATAAAATCCCTTCCGAGAAGGAACTGATGGAGCAGTTTGGCGTCAGCCGGATAACAGTAGCCAATGCGCTTGTGCAGCTTGCCAAGGAAGGATGGATCTACCGGATTCCCGGCAGGGGCAGCTTCGTAAGCGAGAATGCAAGCGCAAGAGCTGCGAGGGCGGATGCGGCGTTATCAAATCAGCCGGATGAACGGATGCACGCCGAATATCCGCATTTATCGAATGACCTGCCTGCCGGGCTGCAGCAGCGGGGCGAGGGAAGAAACAGCCGGACGATTTGCCTCATCATACCGACGATCGGAGATTTTTTTGCGTTGCGCCTTATTTCCGGCATCAATGAAGTTTTAAAAAAAGCGGGTTATTATCTATATATCGCAGTAAGCAACAACTCCATTGAAACGGAAAAAGATTTGATTCGGGAATGCTTGGCCAGCGGGACATCAGGACTGATTATTTTCCCTTGCGACGCCGAGACGTACAATGAGGAAATTTTATCGCTGAAAATGTCCAATTACCCTTTTGTGCTCATCGACCGTTATTTGGCAGGGGTCGATACCAACTTTGTATATACCGACGGCTTGCACGGCGCTAGGCTGGCGCTCAATTACTTATGGGATCTGGGGCATAGGGATATCGCCATCTGCTCGGATTCGCCTCTGCCGACCATTACGGTCAGCGACAGGATCAACGGCTACTTGGAGGCGTTAAAGGAACACGGAGCCATGATTAATTCCGCTATGATATTGACGGATTTCCAAGTTGATTATTCCGCCATTAATGAAAGCCATCCCCTGTACCGGTTCATATGGAACCGGATGGCGACCGCGTACATTACCCTCAATGCCCGGCTGGGCGTCTATATTTCCAATATAGCTAAGCAAATCGGGCTTAAGGTTCCGGAAGACATCTCCATTCTGACCTTCGATGATCCCTCTTCCGGTTATGACGAGTTTGGAACTTACACGCATATATCCCAATCGGAACACCGCATGGGGATGGAAGCGGCTAATATATTGGTGAATCTGCTCAAAAACGGCGAGAAACCGGCCAAGTACAGCAAAGTCGTGCTTCAGCCGGAAATTGTAGTCCGTTCATCAACCGGAGTGCCGTACATGCAGGTATAA
- a CDS encoding carbohydrate ABC transporter permease gives MEQIVPKQTKVKRFLVRKRDTLTAIVILGPMIFWWLVVSGFPTLFGFGLGFLDWVGIQAHPKFIWFDNFIRFFHDPMYYDALWRSVWMGALVAVTTLLAGFGAALLMNLPLFGKGVYRSIWYIPAVTSTVATTQIFNFFLDPTNGVINNFLKSLNMEPILWQFSIGWSVFWIVIYSIWKGVGGAALIWLAGLQSIDVTLYEAAEIDGAGRWGKLKYVTIPGLKPIATYIVITSLIAAIQIYEQVMFITGGGPYGKTEVLVYRIYKDAFWDFNLGMAGASSLIMAVIVFAATTLFYRRSIQDDRRTTIPIKSKKVGNET, from the coding sequence ATGGAACAAATCGTTCCAAAACAAACAAAAGTTAAGCGCTTTCTTGTGCGCAAGCGGGATACGTTGACTGCCATTGTAATTTTAGGCCCGATGATTTTCTGGTGGCTTGTGGTCAGCGGGTTTCCGACTTTATTTGGTTTCGGGCTAGGCTTTTTGGACTGGGTAGGCATTCAAGCCCATCCGAAATTCATCTGGTTTGATAACTTTATCCGTTTTTTTCATGATCCGATGTATTATGACGCGTTGTGGCGGTCGGTCTGGATGGGAGCGCTTGTTGCAGTTACGACGCTTCTGGCTGGATTCGGCGCGGCTCTCCTCATGAATTTGCCGCTGTTCGGCAAAGGGGTATACCGTTCGATCTGGTATATTCCGGCGGTAACGTCAACAGTTGCAACCACCCAAATTTTTAATTTTTTCCTCGACCCGACCAACGGGGTTATTAACAATTTTCTTAAATCGCTGAATATGGAACCGATATTGTGGCAGTTTTCCATCGGATGGAGCGTGTTCTGGATTGTCATCTATTCCATCTGGAAAGGGGTTGGCGGAGCAGCGCTCATCTGGCTGGCCGGCTTGCAGTCCATTGATGTTACGTTGTATGAAGCGGCGGAAATCGACGGCGCCGGCCGGTGGGGGAAGCTGAAATATGTGACGATCCCGGGCTTGAAGCCGATCGCAACCTATATTGTCATTACGAGCCTCATCGCAGCCATTCAAATCTATGAGCAGGTTATGTTTATTACAGGCGGCGGCCCTTACGGCAAAACGGAAGTGCTTGTGTATCGGATTTATAAAGACGCCTTCTGGGATTTTAATCTGGGCATGGCGGGCGCTTCATCGCTTATTATGGCGGTTATTGTATTTGCCGCTACCACTTTGTTTTACCGCAGATCAATACAGGACGACCGGCGTACAACGATTCCGATTAAGTCAAAGAAAGTGGGGAATGAAACGTGA